One segment of Rhodopirellula baltica SH 1 DNA contains the following:
- a CDS encoding metallophosphoesterase: protein MNRSTIVLPFILCLLGTPLLQADEPAEVDSNRFQQARSRTFLAFDSQTEWTWSKPYFFMQLADPQYGMFTGNQGLDREKVLVEQAVEHINRLQPKFVIVCGDLTNATPNQARYEAQVTQYQQDFSLIDSKIPLVCVCGNHDVGNRPNAESIARYTHHFGDDYFSFWVGGVFHVVLNSSLLKDPSDTPERLQQQQAWLERQLQHPRVKDAKHIFVFLHHPLFLEQEDEPDQYFNIPLERRTPLIALLKEAHVRAIFAGHYHRNAYGRAGEMEMITTGPVGRPLGKDPSGLRIVQVQETSIEHNYHTLDTVPAAIE from the coding sequence CTTCTTCAAGCCGACGAACCGGCAGAAGTCGATTCGAATCGGTTTCAACAAGCCCGCTCACGCACCTTTCTGGCGTTTGATTCGCAAACCGAATGGACGTGGAGCAAGCCCTACTTTTTCATGCAGCTTGCCGATCCTCAGTACGGCATGTTCACCGGCAACCAAGGGCTGGACCGAGAAAAAGTGCTCGTTGAGCAAGCGGTGGAACACATCAATCGTCTTCAACCAAAGTTCGTGATCGTTTGCGGGGACCTCACCAATGCCACCCCCAACCAAGCCCGCTACGAAGCTCAAGTCACCCAGTACCAGCAAGATTTTTCTCTGATCGATTCCAAGATTCCATTGGTTTGCGTCTGCGGAAACCATGACGTCGGGAATCGCCCCAACGCGGAATCCATTGCTCGCTACACCCACCATTTCGGCGATGACTACTTTTCGTTTTGGGTTGGCGGCGTCTTCCACGTCGTACTTAATTCAAGTCTGCTGAAAGATCCCAGTGATACTCCAGAGCGACTGCAACAACAGCAGGCCTGGTTGGAGCGACAACTCCAGCATCCCAGAGTGAAGGACGCCAAACACATTTTCGTGTTCCTTCATCATCCGCTGTTTTTGGAACAAGAAGACGAACCAGACCAGTACTTCAACATCCCCTTGGAGCGACGCACGCCGTTGATTGCCTTGCTGAAAGAAGCCCACGTGCGAGCCATCTTTGCGGGACACTACCATCGCAACGCGTACGGACGAGCCGGTGAAATGGAAATGATTACCACCGGTCCGGTCGGCCGACCGCTTGGGAAGGATCCTTCCGGTTTACGAATCGTCCAAGTCCAAGAAACGAGCATTGAACACAACTACCACACGTTGGACACCGTCCCCGCCGCCATCGAGTGA